In a single window of the Vitis vinifera cultivar Pinot Noir 40024 chromosome 6, ASM3070453v1 genome:
- the LOC100260457 gene encoding uncharacterized protein LOC100260457: MGNSLRCCLACVLPCGALDLIRIVHLSGYVEEIARPVTAGEILQAHPNHVLSKPCSQGVVRKILILSPESELKRGSIYFLIPATSLPEKKRSGSGSNPKKSSKKSSRKCNTDVGSTEMISEKKSSRRDRRSSGRVGVWRPHLESILED; this comes from the coding sequence ATGGGCAACAGTCTGAGGTGTTGTTTGGCTTGTGTTCTTCCTTGTGGAGCTCTGGATTTGATCCGTATAGTGCATTTAAGTGGCTACGTGGAGGAAATTGCTAGACCAGTCACCGCCGGCGAGATCCTCCAGGCCCATCCGAACCATGTACTCAGCAAACCCTGCTCACAAGGCGTCGTCCGGAAAATTCTAATCCTATCGCCGGAGTCCGAGCTCAAAAGGGGCAGCATATACTTCCTAATTCCGGCGACGTCGCTGCCGGAGAAGAAGAGAAGTGGCAGTGGCAGCAACCCCAAGAAGTCCTCCAAGAAGAGTAGTAGAAAGTGCAACACTGACGTTGGTTCAACGGAAATGATCTCTGAAAAGAAGTCCTCACGCCGGGATCGCCGGAGCAGCGGCCGGGTCGGAGTATGGCGGCCTCATTTAGAGAGCATTTTGGAAGactga